The Fortiea contorta PCC 7126 genome has a segment encoding these proteins:
- the gatB gene encoding Asp-tRNA(Asn)/Glu-tRNA(Gln) amidotransferase subunit GatB, with translation MTSATTVKTQYEAIIGLETHCQLSTNTKIFSNSSTAFGAEPNTNIDPVCMGLPGVLPVLNQKVLEYAVKAGLALNCQIAEYSKFDRKQYFYPDLPKNYQISQYDLPIAEHGWIEIQLVDAEGNATPKRIGITRLHMEEDAGKLVHAGSERLAGSTYSLVDYNRAGVPLVEIVSEPDLRSGQEAAEYAQELRRIVRYLGVSDGNMQEGSLRCDVNISVRPVGQKKFGTKVEIKNMNSFNAIQRAIEYEIERQIAAVEAGERIIQETRLWEEGSQRTISMRVKEGSSDYRYFPEPDLAPIEVSSAQLAQWRSELPELPKQKRHRYEAELGLSTYDTRVLTEDQPVADYFESAIAAGANPKAAANWITQDIAAYLNKQKLSITAIGLTPEYLADVITRIEQGKISNAQAKQKLPDLLNGVAPEQAFAGQELITDLSVLEPIVDEVIAANPKELEKYRGGNINLKGFFVGQVLKKTSKRADPKLTNELVEKKLNA, from the coding sequence ATGACTTCCGCTACAACCGTAAAAACTCAGTATGAAGCGATTATTGGCTTAGAAACCCATTGTCAGCTCAGTACAAACACCAAGATTTTCTCCAACAGTTCCACAGCCTTTGGTGCTGAACCCAATACTAACATTGACCCTGTGTGTATGGGTTTACCAGGGGTTCTACCTGTACTTAACCAAAAAGTACTGGAATATGCGGTGAAAGCAGGTTTAGCTCTGAATTGCCAAATCGCTGAGTATAGTAAATTTGACCGCAAACAATATTTTTACCCGGATTTACCGAAAAATTACCAAATTTCTCAATACGATCTACCCATCGCTGAACATGGTTGGATCGAAATTCAGTTGGTAGATGCTGAGGGAAACGCTACCCCTAAGCGCATTGGCATTACTCGCTTGCATATGGAAGAAGATGCAGGCAAACTGGTACATGCGGGTAGTGAGCGTCTTGCTGGTTCCACTTATTCGCTGGTAGATTACAATCGGGCTGGCGTACCTTTGGTGGAGATTGTTTCTGAACCCGATTTGCGCTCTGGACAAGAAGCCGCCGAATATGCTCAAGAATTACGCCGGATTGTCCGTTATCTCGGTGTCAGCGACGGTAACATGCAAGAAGGTTCTCTGCGCTGTGATGTCAACATCTCCGTGCGTCCGGTGGGACAAAAGAAGTTTGGCACAAAAGTAGAAATTAAAAATATGAACTCATTCAACGCCATTCAACGGGCGATTGAATATGAAATTGAACGCCAAATCGCCGCAGTGGAAGCCGGCGAACGCATTATCCAAGAAACTCGTCTCTGGGAAGAAGGTTCGCAACGCACAATTAGTATGCGGGTGAAGGAAGGTTCTAGCGATTACCGCTATTTCCCAGAACCAGATTTAGCACCCATCGAGGTTTCCTCAGCACAGTTAGCACAATGGCGCAGCGAACTTCCAGAACTTCCCAAGCAAAAACGCCACCGTTACGAAGCTGAGTTAGGACTGTCAACTTATGATACGAGAGTGTTGACAGAAGACCAACCAGTGGCTGACTATTTTGAAAGTGCGATCGCTGCAGGTGCTAATCCTAAAGCTGCCGCTAACTGGATTACTCAAGATATCGCTGCCTACCTCAACAAGCAAAAACTCAGTATCACAGCCATCGGTTTGACTCCCGAATATTTAGCTGACGTCATCACCCGCATTGAGCAAGGTAAAATCAGCAACGCCCAAGCTAAACAAAAGTTACCAGATTTGCTCAATGGTGTGGCTCCAGAACAAGCCTTCGCCGGTCAAGAGTTAATCACTGACCTTAGCGTTTTAGAACCGATAGTCGATGAAGTCATCGCCGCTAATCCTAAAGAATTAGAAAAGTATCGCGGTGGTAACATCAACCTCAAAGGCTTCTTTGTCGGACAAGTTCTGAAAAAGACCAGCAAGCGCGCTGACCCGAAACTGACTAATGAATTGGTCGAGAAGAAGCTTAACGCTTAG